ACCGGATGGGAAGAGCGTGGACTTCATGGAAATCAAACTTGATAGCCGCTACGCCCCTCTACCCTCGGCACTGTGTTTCGGGGGCAAAGACCGCAAAACCATGTATGTTACCTGCGGCGCATCCGGCCTGCTGATCAAATGCAGCGTTCACATTCCCGGCCACCCCCTCAACTTTAACCCTTACGACTGAACACGATAGATATGCTGACCAAGTTGTCGGCAAACGGAGCAAATTGCTATGGCGGCGTCTAAAAAAACGACCCTGGATATAAAAACTGTTTTCATTGGCTGGATTGAAGCCATAAAAGCAGCCTGGAAGGCATTCCGGCGTGGTTTGAAGAATTTTGCCAACGCCCCGCTGAGCTGGACGTGGAATAGCATCAAGTACCTGTATGGACAATTTGCCCGCTTCGTCAGGTGGTTGCTGATGCTGCCGGTGCGCCTTTTTAAGGCGATCATTGCCTGGTTTGGAAATCTGACTGGCGGCAAAGTATGGGGTTTTACCTGGCGGGTGGTCGTGTGGGGAGCCGTGATTCTTGGCGCCGGCCTGTTCGCTGCTGTCCACTGGCCGCATTCACAGGTACCCGAAGTTAAAGCGCCTGACCAGATCGTTTACCTGGACCAGGGTTGGGGCATAGGACGGGAATCCGCCGATCGCCAGACCTATTACTTCACGCCGCAAGGCACGGGCAATGTGCTCAGGGACATGCGCTACGATTGGTTCGTGAACCTCGAGCTGCCCTGGGGCAAACGCCGCTTCGCCGACCCCCTCCAAATGCTTTCATATGGATTCCAGGTCGATGCCGAACCGACAGCCGACAATCCGCACCAGTTACCGGTGGGCTTTACCAAGCACTATGATCCGCGTCTTGCCGACGATGTCCTGGATATCACCTGCGCAACCTGTCATACGGGCAATCTGCTGGTAAAAAAAGACGATGGGTCCTCGGTATCCATCCGCATTGACGGCGGACAGGCCATGCACGCGTTCACGGCCGCGAACATGCCGCATTTTGTCCCGGTCCTGATTGCCTCGATGACAAGCACACTGGTCAACCCGGTCAAGTTCAATCGTTTTGCACTCAAGGTACTGGGCAAGGAGCATTACAAGGAAGGCAAGGCGGCCCTGAGAAGCGAGTTTTGGAAGACTTACAAGGCTATCTTGAAGATGGGCATGATCGAAAAACAACATGCTCTCGTTACCGTGCAGGAAGGATACGGACGTACCGATGCATTGACCCGTATCAGCAACGCGGTGTTCGGTGATCACATCACGCCCGACAATTACAAGTTGATAGACGCACCGGTCAGCTATCCACCGGTTTGGGATATATGGAAATTCGACTGGGTGCAATACAGCGGCTCGGTCGCCCAGCCCATGGCGCGAAACCTGGGCGAATCACTGGGAGTGGGCGCCACGTACAATTTCGTTGACGAATACACCAGGCCGATTCCGAAAAAATTCCGTTATGACACCAGCACGCGGCTGGTGGACCTGTACAACATTGAGATCACATTACAGAAACTGCGGCCGCCCGTCTGGCCGGAGGAACATCTTGGCAAGATCGACATGGACAAGGCGGTGAAAGGCGGAATCGCATTCATTCGCACCTGCCAGGGTTGTCACGGACCCCACCCGGCCGGACCGAGACAGAAGAAATTGGAAGCGCCGCTAAAGTCCAAGGATCAAC
This region of Deltaproteobacteria bacterium genomic DNA includes:
- a CDS encoding cytochrome c is translated as MAASKKTTLDIKTVFIGWIEAIKAAWKAFRRGLKNFANAPLSWTWNSIKYLYGQFARFVRWLLMLPVRLFKAIIAWFGNLTGGKVWGFTWRVVVWGAVILGAGLFAAVHWPHSQVPEVKAPDQIVYLDQGWGIGRESADRQTYYFTPQGTGNVLRDMRYDWFVNLELPWGKRRFADPLQMLSYGFQVDAEPTADNPHQLPVGFTKHYDPRLADDVLDITCATCHTGNLLVKKDDGSSVSIRIDGGQAMHAFTAANMPHFVPVLIASMTSTLVNPVKFNRFALKVLGKEHYKEGKAALRSEFWKTYKAILKMGMIEKQHALVTVQEGYGRTDALTRISNAVFGDHITPDNYKLIDAPVSYPPVWDIWKFDWVQYSGSVAQPMARNLGESLGVGATYNFVDEYTRPIPKKFRYDTSTRLVDLYNIEITLQKLRPPVWPEEHLGKIDMDKAVKGGIAFIRTCQGCHGPHPAGPRQKKLEAPLKSKDQPHWKMKLLPVSDIGTDSVAAVNFVRRTFDLTKTGLSIQEVREVVGHEMEQWYERVLAYDFPTENKDCSAKDRNVTDGKCDVWDTARKKYDNEIAAGLDAINLSATTNGQGLNYFGLLMKRKLYEDLNFPEDKRQKFNGFGALDLPQVKMVYKARPLGGIWATAPFLHNGSVRNLYQMLSPQRERDSKFFIGRPEFDPVQVGIKYAEQKEGGFWLDTSITGNANTGHEFRDGYSAWKEGNPPQFGVIGPAYTSEERYEIIEYLKVHMDDPPLSDLFLKAFEGMITSIKETMPEEGMEDKLASNWPDGQLCNLDEYLGNHEGATRLGQAVKTDIELIQTRLDVYFNSPAECEIDTKNYYTRYGCTCGGKTRYQRGGEAYDD